The following proteins come from a genomic window of Populus alba chromosome 12, ASM523922v2, whole genome shotgun sequence:
- the LOC118033514 gene encoding uncharacterized protein has protein sequence MGGAAAAAHVIKRIPRIKFPQRHAKSSSSGFVPQTQAASTDTEIHHFIMSSSEVPASPANIAEGGKASLQPKRTPVSEREIEAVQLGGIF, from the exons ATGGgaggagcagcagcagcagcacacGTGATCAAGAGAATTCCACGCATCAAATTCCCTCAAAGACACGCCAAATCTTCATCTTCAG GGTTTGTACCGCAAACTCAAGCTGCGTCAACAGATACAGAGATTCATCATTTTATCATGTCAAGCTCAGAAGTTCCCGCATCACCAGCCAATATTGCCGAGGGAGGCAAAGCTTCTCTTCAGCCAAAACGCACACCTGTCTCAGAAAGGGAAATTGAGGCTGTTCAG CTGGGCGGCATCTTCTGA